From a single Athene noctua chromosome 2, bAthNoc1.hap1.1, whole genome shotgun sequence genomic region:
- the ACVR2B gene encoding activin receptor type-2B has product MTASWLTFALLCGTFCAGPGHGEAETRECIYYNANWELEKTNQSGVERCEGEKDKRLHCYASWRNNSGSIELVKKGCWLDDFNCYDRQECVATEENPQVFFCCCEGNYCNEKFTHLPEVAGPEVIYEPPPPTPSLLNILVYSLLPIAVLSMAILLAFWMYRHRKPPYGHVDINEDPGPPPPSPLVGLKPLQLLEIKARGRFGCVWKAQLMNDYVAVKIFPIQDKQSWQSEREIFNTPGMKHENLLQFIAAEKRGTNLETELWLITAFHDKGSLTDYLKGNIISWNELCHVAETMARGLSYLHEDVPWCKGEGHKPAIAHRDFKSKNVLLKNDLTAVLADFGLAVRFEPGKPPGDTHGQVGTRRYMAPEVLEGAINFQRDAFLRIDMYAMGLVLWELVSRCRAVDGPVDEYMLPFEEEIGQHPSLEDLQEVVVHKKMRPVFKDHWLKHPGLAQLCVTIEECWDHDAEARLSAGCVEERIAQIRKSVNGTTSDCLVSIVTSVTNVDLPPKESSI; this is encoded by the exons GACCAGGCCATGGGGAGGCTGAGACAAGGGAATGCATTTACTACAATGCCAACTGGGAGTTGGAGAAGACCAACCAGAGTGGTGTGGAGCGCTGCGAGGGGGAGAAGGACAAGCGGCTCCACTGCTACGCCTCCTGGAGAAACAACTCGGGCTCCATCGAGCTGGTGAAGAAAGGCTGCTGGTTAGACGACTTCAACTGTTATGACAG GCAGGAGTGTGTGGCCACAGAAGAAAACCCTCAAgtgtttttctgctgctgtgagGGCAACTATTGCAATGAGAAATTTACCCATTTGCCTGAAGTCGCCGGTCCAGAAG TCATATATGAGCCGCCACCGCCAACACCCTCCCTGCTCAACATCCTGGTTTATTCACTGCTCCCTATCGCTGTCCTCTCCATGGCCATCCTCTTGGCCTTCTGGATGTACCGTCACCGCAAGCCTCCCTACGGGCATGTCGACATTAATGAG GACCCTGGCCCTCCACCCCCTTCTCCCCTGGTTGGCCTAAAGCCTCTGCAGCTCTTGGAGATCAAGGCAAGGGGACGCTTTGGCTGCGTGTGGAAGGCTCAGCTGATGAATGACTACGTAGCAGTAAAAATCTTCCCTATTCAG GATAAGCAATCTTGGCAGAGCGAGAGGGAGATTTTCAATACTCCTGGCATGAAGCATGAAAACCTTTTGCAATTTATCGCAGCAGAGAAAAGAGGGACAAACCTAGAGACAGAACTCTGGCTGATCACAGCTTTCCACGACAAG GGCTCTCTGACGGATTACCTGAAGGGCAATATTATCAGCTGGAATGAGCTCTGCCATGTAGCAGAAACAATGGCCCGTGGCTTGTCTTACCTTCATGAAGATGTCCCTTGGTGCAAAGGTGAAGGACACAAACCTGCTATAGCACACAG GGACTTCAAGAGTAAAAATGTCTTGCTGAAGAACGACTTGACGGCAGTACTAGCTGATTTTGGACTAGCTGTACGGTTTGAACCTGGAAAACCTCCAGGGGACACTCATGGACAG GTGGGAACAAGGAGGTATATGGCTCCTGAAGTGTTAGAGGGAGCAATCAACTTCCAGCGAGACGCCTTCCTGAGAATAGACATGTATGCAATGGGGCTGGTGTTGTGGGAGCTAGTCTCCAGATGTAGAGCAGTTGATG GTCCAGTGGATGAATACATGCTGCCTTTCGAAGAAGAAATAGGTCAGCACCCATCCCTTGAGGACCTGCAAGAAGTGGTGGTTCACAAGAAGATGCGCCCTGTGTTCAAGGATCACTGGCTGAAACACCCT GGCTTGGCGCAGCTCTGTGTGACCATCGAAGAGTGCTGGGACCACGATGcggaggctcggctctcggcggGCTGTGTTGAGGAGCGCATTGCGCAGATCCGCAAATCCGTAAACGGCACTACCTCGGACTGCCTCGTCTCCATCGTGACGTCCGTCACCAACGTGGACTTGCCGCCCAAAGAGTCTAGTATCTAA